The genome window ACCACCGAAGTGGCTCTGATTTTGCACCGTACTCTGCTTATTTTTAGTTGGGAGTTCTTTACATCATAGCACCATTCCTCTTTGAAAAGTGTCTCTGTTAAGAGTTCTATGACCCTGGGTGAgatgctttgttcttttcttctggttTATCAACTCGTGTTTGATCCAATCAGTCCAGATGCTTGCCATGTTCAAGTAAGAAGCAAATGAAGATACTTTAGTTAAAATGCTCAAATGCTTATGAAAAAGGCTATTTTTCATCTTTGCCACCCCTAATTCAAAAGAGAGTGCTGTTTCTCGATCTTGGCACACTCTTTTCAGGTCAGGGGTTCCTGTGAGATTTCCTGAGTTCTGCAAAAAGGAAAGTTTGGAAAAATTACTGTGTTTGGTTTACCACCTCCCTGAAGCCTGAAAATAGTCAGTGTTGATCCCTGTACCAAACACAagcaataaaaaccaaacaaaccaccCCCTACACACAAATAACACTGCTTCTTCTGAGCGGGTGATTCCTGTAATTAGTGTGAAGAACTAACTACTTCAGTGTTCCCTGGAAGACCTTTTGGGATCTAGACCATAAGACAGAATACCCAATTGGAACTATCCTCCCATGCAACGCCCTTGTCCATGAAATCCTCTTTCTCTTACTGCACAGACCTCTTCCTGCAGTTATGTAAGGAAACCTCTGAAACCCTGCTTACTTCTCGAAATTTATCCCAATTAACATGAAGAGAGGTGGTTATTTAATtggttaatttaaattaattttttagatgTCATTTACCTATGACAGTCAAGACTACTGGTACGTATGACCTTTGGAGAAAATGTCAACCTTAAAGTTCTAGGAGTATAGTGGATTGCAGGCTTATGAGGACAGAGGTTGCATCTGACTCAATAGCATATTCCTGGTGCTTGACAACTAGTAGGCATGTAGCACTTATCTGttctatgaatgaatgaatgaatgataggaACGACTGCTGTTGTAATCACATTCCTTCACACATCACCAACTCTTTACTTCGCTATTTGTTTGGAATGATTAAGCCTTAGAataggaaaatttaaagaaataccaTTAATCCCAAATATGGCAACTATGACCACCCCATTTAGAAATTATAATCTCACCACCCTCTCCTCCATGTTTCCAATCTCCTTTACCTGCTTATTTTTTAACAACACTTATCTTCTAAcacatatttataatgtatatattttcttcctcctccagttGTACTGGAAACTCTACAAGGGGAGGGtttcttgtctgttttattcagggctcagaacagagcctggcacatagtaagggctcaatagctatttgtcaaatgaataaatggaagcaTAATTATTTAGTATGTACCTCATGTATCAGAAGCACTGcaagaggtctttttttttttaagtctccagGCCCAACCCCACATCAGTGGAATAAGAACATTTAAGGGTGTGAATCCTAGGAATCTACATTTGTAATATGTGAAGTCCAGGTGATTTTGGTGTAGCTGTTCTGAAAACCACCAGTTCATACAGCTCACTAACCTAGAGATAATCCTGAGACCCAGGAAGACAAAGTGTCTTTCAAGTCGCATGGTTATTCAGCGGTGCAGCTAAGTGTTACAAATTCTATTCTGATGAGCTTTCTACTCCAGTCATCTTTGAGCCTGGATTTACTTAAtatgttttctgctttcttgGTCTTTGAGATTAAGCTGCTGCAGGCAAAAATTGTGGCTTCTGAACTTACTTTGTGGTGCATCTCAGTTGCAGGCAGGAAGGGCGTTAGGCTTAAGGCAGTAGGGACTTTTTGAGTCTCATGATGCCTTTGCACACAAGAACAACCTGACTTTTCATGCTATGATGCCactattttcctttctccttctagtTTCTGGATATCTCCATTAAATGGACCACCCAGGAAACCTTTCCTCCAAAGTACCTTCATTATGACCCAGAAACCTCTCGTCAGCTGATGTGTGACAAATGTCCTCCTGGCACCTACCTGAAAGAGCACTGTACAGCGAGGTGGAAGACTGTGTGCGCCCCTTGCCCCGACCACTACTACACGGACAGCTGGCACACCAGTGACGAGTGTCTGTACTGCAACCCAGTGTGCAAGGAGCTGCAGTACGTCAAGCAGGAGTGCAATCGCACCCACAACCGTGTGTGTGAATGCAAGGAAGGGCACTACCTTGAGGTGGAGTTTTGCTTGAAGCACAGGAGCTGTCCGCCTGGATTTGGAGTGGTACAAGCCGGTATGTATCAGTTTCAATGTGCAGCAAAATTAATGAGGATCATGCAAAGTCAGATAGTAGTGAAAGTTTAAGGAACACTTTAGTCCTGATGACATATATTTCAGGCTAGAAAATTGCAAAGGTAATGGGACCTGCTAGGTAGGTGCTTTGTTTCTGGATTGCTTCCAAAGGACCATTTCTCAGAAGAATACTTTGCCACTACAGGGCAATTTAGAGACAAATCTCAAATGCAGCGAATTGCTCTCTAATGAGATGCATGATGGATTGCTCTTTTTTGAAGGAACTTATTCAGAGTTGTGCTGTTGATAGTTGATATATACCTCTATGTTTTACTTCAGCATGGACAGCTTCAACCTGCAGTGCTTTTTGACAAACATCAGAAATGTTAATTGATACCAAGAGAGTAATTATGCTGATATTAATGAGGCTCTGGAGTGCTAACAATAAGtagttataattaattatttaaaaaatgagaatggtGAGGGGAAATGCATTTCATTATTAAAAACGAAGCTAGTTCTCCCTTTAGCATGGGAGCTGAGTGTCTGGGAGGAGAAAGGCTATAGCTGCATCTCCTCAGTGAGTTTATTCTTTATCTTAAATAAAACAGCTTGTCAAGCCAAGAGTAACCACTTGTCTATAAACAAAGTGCTTTCTCTTTTTGCATTTTGAACAGCGTAGGTTAGGGCTTGTGTgcactgaattttttaaagttgcaaCCCACAGTTTTTTTCTACTACATTCATGAAATTTCAGTGTATTCTATTATGTAACTTCTTATGGCTTGGAAAAATTAAGGGTATTCACTTAGTTAGCTGGAGGAAGTAACAATCAATATAGATTCCGATGACTAAGTTTGAAGCAGTGTATCTCAACAtcggcactactgacattttgggcctgTTAATTCCTTTTTGTGggcagctgtcctgtgcattgtggagtttttagcagcatccctggatTCTAGCAACTAGCTGCCAATAGCAGTCCCCACCCCCAAGAGCCGCCAaatgtgacaaccaaaaacatctccagacattgtcaaatatcCCCTGGATGGCAGAATCACCCCAGTTAAGAACCATGGGCTCATCgatgctatttatttataattattttaacgTTCAAAAGCTGCGATATGCAAAGTCTAAATTATTAGATGACACATACTTTAGGTTTAAAGGCATACAAAGGAAACATTCAAAAATGGAACTCTATTTAGTTTCATAAGTAGTGAATCATATAATTAATGACAGAAGATGCAAACTGCATGAGAGTCTCTTCAAATGCCTCTAGTGTGAGTATTTGAGGAAGGGATTGGTGACACTTCCTACTGTTTATTGGATGTTACTTTGGGTTTCAAAAGCTAAGCCAAGTTGTAGGAGGGAAGCCCATCCAACAAAAACACATGCAGTTAATTCCATTGAGTAATttgtatatgtagaaaaatgaaatgtggaCTCTGCTGCTTGGaaacaagaaaattttgaaaaataatgtaaataacaCGGATCTTTCTCAAATAAGCATGAAAatctgtttgttgaatgaagtaAGCAGGCAGCCAGAAGACTTAGGACAAAGGGACACATTTTATTCTGAGGCATCACAGTGGGGTTTATTTACCTCTCCCTCCCTAAAAACCCACACAGTGTTTCCTCTTGGAAAATAAGAGGTTTCCAGCCCCAAGAGAAGGAAGGACTATGTGGTGTTACtctaaaaagtatttaataaccattttttgttgctgttttgaagtCTGATTATCCCCGctccatattttatttacttcattttgttCCTCAGCCCTATAATTCTTAGGAATTACTCATGGCCTTGGCATAGTGAATTCTCAACCGTAAAGCCAAATTTCTCCGTCATTATTATATTTCACCTTTTGCATGCCaggttataatttttatattttcattaatattaataaggtAAAATCGTTACttagatagtttttttttaataaaaagttctaTCAATTACAAAGAGGGAAGTCCTGTTCAGAAAGGTCATTGGATTAAAGCCTCTGAATATAGGATGAAGCATTAGTTCTAGCATTCTTGGATTCCTTTTGTTAAAGAACTTTAAAGGCTGGCTTGCCTAAAAGAATGTTTTGTTCGTATGACCTTCTCGTTAGGATGCACGAGAAGACCCAGGACACACAAATATGTATCTGAAGAATGACAGGATTCTTTATTTTTGCAGAACATGAACATATGGCAGTTGGCAAAAAGAGACATGGGTCCAGATGTGCAAATCACTTATTTCTAATAAATTAGCAATGAAAGAAAGCCACGGAATCCTTGCCCAAATACCTCTGCTTATGATACTGTAGCATCTGGTGTGGAGTTATATCCTCTTTAAGGAATAGGATGTAATAAGAAAGTacgaaaaacaaacacacaaaacctCTTTGTTTTGTATGGTGGTTCCTAAGATAATGTCACTGCAAGGctggaaataacatttaatatgTGAAGGGTTCAGGCTGtagtttcctttccttctctatttttctgccagctttttgtcatttttacagGTCAATGAATCATTTATCCCtttagaaaggaaagagacaggAGGTGAAACTAGAACCAATCcattttgctccttttttttttttttctggttttggtaaaAGGTACAATGAGGTAGGAGGTTgaagtttttaataaatgaagtttAATAACTCTCTAGCTTTCATTTGCCTCTCTTGTGTTAGTTATCTTGCATACACCAGAATTGGCCTGTAAAATCGACATCTGAATATTGAAATCTAAATCTGTTCAACTAGCTTACACTAGATGGAGATATTTTCATATCCACTGTAATGTGTGATCTAACCATGCCTAATACAGTCAagtttttgaagatatttatttttaatagcatcttTAGTTGTTGACTGGTTAAAATTTCCCCACCAATGATTTCTCTAAATTTATCAAATATCTTTccaccataaaataaaatgcccttGCAGTCACCCTTCCTGAAGTTGTAGCAACTGTGCTCTTTTAAACGGTTTAAGCAAACGATATATCATCCTCCGTTTACTATGTAGCTTAACTGCAGGCTTACGCTTTTGAGTCAGCGGCCAACTTTATTACCACcttcaaaagtttattataatgTTGTAAATTTTTACTTCTCAAGGTTAGCATACTTATGAGTTGCTTCACAATTAGGATTCAGGGAGGAAAGAACTTCAGTAGGAACTGATTGGAATTTAACGACACGGCATTCAATGGGTACTAATTTCAAAGAATGATATTACAGCAGACACACAGCAGTTATCTTGATGATTTTCCAGGAATAATTGTGTGAAGAATATGGTTGACAACAAGGCCTTACTGCCACTTGAGCAGAGGCAGGACTAATGAACATCCTACcgttctttcctctcctctcacaTTTCAGGAGCATTTTGGAGGTAACAGCAAAACAAACTTGCATTTATAATACAAGGAGAGGAGCCTATTGAAGGAGATAAGTGCAGAAATTTTGTTGTCTCTGTCTAACGATGTGAAGAGTGAAAATGCCTAAAGTTTTGTGCAGGATAATAGTAGCAGTAAAAACCAAGTGAAGTCTTTCCAAAACTGTGTTAAGAGGATATCTGCTGGGAATGTATTTGAGAAGAAGGTACTAAATTGCTTGGTATTTTCTGCAGGAACCCCGGAGCGAAATACAGTTTGCAAAAGATGTCCAGATGGGTTCTTCTCAAATGAGACGTCATCTAAAGCACCCTGTAGAAAACACACAAATTGCAGTGCATTTGGTCTCCTGCTAACTCAGAAAGGAAATGCCACACATGACAATATATGTTCTGGAAACAATGAATCAACTCAAAAATGTGGAATAGGTAATTATATTCCAAAATATCAACCTTCGGACCCATTTTATAGTATCATCTCTCTCTGAGTTGAACACAAGGGCCTCTGGCCACATTCTTGTTTAAactcacattttctctttcttgaatcTTAACCAGCTAAGACTATTCTCTGTGCATCATTGTTAAGCCACAACCCAGAGTCTCTCAAAAAGTCATCTCACAGATAACACCCAAAGCCTGAGTTTCTCCCCTGTCTTTCCCATTCAAATCAAATCTTACCCATGGGTAAAGGGCAGTATCAAGTTTGCTGTGGAGGCCAAATTAGCTGAGTCCAAATTGTAGAATTTAAGTTATATATGGTTACTACTTTCAAGAATGTCTGTATTATTACCTAAAGTATAAATTGCCAACTAAGAAGCAAAAGGACATAAGCTGATGACAAATTAATAATCTATACTTGGCTTTGTTATCTATGGTATTAGTGTATCTATTGCATGAAAGCTCCAAGCTCCTCTGGTTGTCCTAAACTGGTTATTGGGTAAGGGTTAGTAGCACGAAGCTCATGTTATCTGAATACACTCCATGTTAGTGATCCCATTCATCAGATTAGTGTGTGCTCTCATCTTGTGACTCCCAACACCAGACTGATCTCAGACTCAAGGACTCATCACACCAAAGATAAGCTGCGTGTTTGCATTTAACAAGCAATGGCATGAACCAGCATGAttctttccaaacattttttgGACTACATAGAAACGTATGAAGCATGGGAATGTGaattgatatatacatatatgattcCAACCCAGTTCCAACATTTTTTCACTGTGTAATCATAATCTTAGACAAGTCATTtggccttctttctttcttatctaaaaaatgaaatgagggaAAGGGAATGACTtctgattttaacattttctttaatttattttaagttttatttttgtctttcattggGAACTTACTGTGCCAGATACTTTGCTATGGAGGCTTTAATATTTAAAGTTCAGTAAACGTTCAAGAATCCAATTGTTGAGTAAGTCTTCTTGGCTTTCCCACCTTCCTTCAGATGTCACCCTGTGTGAGGAGGCATTCTTCAGGTTTGCTGTTCCTACAAAGTTTACGCCCAATTGGCTAAGTGTCCTGGTGGACAATTTGCCTGGCACCAAAGTAAATAAAGAGAGTGTAGAGAGGATAAAACGACGACACAGCTCACAGGAACAGACTTTCCAGCTGCTGAAGTTATGGAAGCATCAAAACAAAGACCAAGACATAGTCAAAAAGATCGTCCAAGGTATggtaatctgaaataaaaaagtcaatCAGAAATCAAAGACACACGTTTATCATAAAACAGGAGCAAGATTAGGTGCCTGTTTAGTTGTTTGTATGATGTTTCCCTTTTGGAATCCTTGTTGGACTGAAAAAGTTTCCACCAACTGGTAGTGTAGATGTTATTTCTAATGCAGTTATGCAAGGTTTTGTTCTCACCCCTCATCCccaatttctttgaaaaatgtagtGAACActctgaaagaagagaaatgcaTTTCAAATGCAGGACTAGATCTTAGGGAATCTGCTTCCAAATCCCTTAGCTCTTTCATTAGGAGCCCTTTTGGGCTACCAAGGAGAAGTTTTTTAACCACTTTGGCTCTTACCTTGCATCTCCACCAAGAAACAATGTTGTATTTATTTGGTAATTCTCTCCAGAGGGGTTCTATGTGTCTTACAAATATACTCTCATTAATCCTCACAGGATAGCCTAcattaaaattgtcattttaataacATATGTTGTAAGGATTAATGAGATAAAGTCTGAAAAGTGTTTGAGCCTTTTATAGGAAAAGCTAAAGTACTCAAGTACTTCAGAGGTTTATAaagaatctcttttaaaaatagcgagagagagaaagagagactgtgtgtgtgtgtgtatgtgtgtgtgtgtgctggaagAGAATCCAAAGAGAAGAAGGGAGCATCATCTCATGTGGACTGTAAGCTTTAGGATATATGATGGAAGGAATTCTGACTTCAATTAGCATTGGGAGGACATGCCTTTAAAAATGTGGGAGGGTCTTCGTAATGCAGTCAGTGTCAAAGAGAAATTCATTCTGCTCTTCAGTAGTAGTTAAATGACTGAGTAGTCCTACGCTACCCAGAAACCTCGAATATTTGAAACTGAGGCAACAGATTTTAGGAGACAACATCTTTGGCAGTTGAATGTTTTTGCTTATATAAAGAGTaaacttttgttctgttttcagcAAACCAAAAGTATTCTTTGAACATATAATTAGCCctgaagcaaagagaaagaacgAGAGCCAGAGAAACAGACAGTCAGAGACTGTTAGAATGGGAAGGGACCAAATTCcctattttgtaaatgaggacaTTTTATCCCAGAAAGATGAACTGATTTGCCTTAGGGCTCACAGATACTAAATGACTCATGTCATTAATGGAAACGTTAGTTACCTCCCCTTAGGGTTATACCCTAGCTCATTATTGAAATAATATCCAGGCTGTGTGTTTCCTCCAGTTCCTTGGCCTCACATTTTCAGGTTTTCAGATAGCCTCTTCATGGAAGTAATCCTCTCATGCTATATGTGTTTATTAAAGATTAGTTAAAGCAACTAACTTGGCAAATAGTGCCTATGTCAGATAGCAACTAATGAAAGTTTATATTACAAAGTAGCtaacttgaatattttatttttgtttttctgaaatgttataattttaatttctcagaaAACTGAGAGTGATGTGTCTGGAATTTTCTgaggttaattttaaaaattagaggtTTCTCACAAAGCTTTTCTGCATGCCAAGCGTATATAGCATATTATCTTATTAtaacacaaaataatatttatcttggtTCTTAAAAATAACTAGTATCATTTCATCCCcctcaacaaaagaaaataaaaagttatctttaaaataaaattatgagcaTTTCGCCTTAGGCTGGTTTTATGATGGCATTAGATGAATATGTTATGTGAACGCCTTTTTGGGCTTTTTCTTCACGCAGATATTGACCTCTGTGAAAACAGTGTGCAGCGGCACATCGGGCACGCAAACCTCACCTTCGAGCAGCTTCGCAGCTTGATGGAAAGCTTACCAGGGAAGAAAGTGGGAACCGAAGACATTGAAAAGACCACGAAGGCATGCAAATCCAGTGAGCAGATCTTGAAGCTGCTCAGCCTGTGGAGAATAAAAAACGGTGACCAAGACACCTTGAAGGGCCTAATGCACGCACTAAAGCACTCGAAGACGTACCACTTTCCCAAAACTGTCACTCAGAGTCTGAAAAAGACCATCCGGTTCCTTCACAGCTTCACAATGTACAAATTGTATCAGAAGCTATTTTTAGAAATGATAGGGAACCAGGTCCAATCAGTCAAAATAAGCTGTTTATAACTGGAAAGAGTCATTGGGCTGTTTCCTCCCAATGGGCCAGATCCCATGGATGAGTGAACTGTTTCTCAGGCACTTGAGGGGGTACAATGATTTCTTTCTCGACACCAGTGACTAATTTTGCCACAAGGCACTGAAAGAAACTATGATGTGGAGAAagaaccaacatctccccaaaaGTTCAATAAACCCCTAATAGTTAATTTAAGTGTCAGATCTGGTCCAGTATCTACTGACTATATTTTCCCTTATTACTGCTTGCAGTAAGTcaactggaaatgaaaaaataaaaacctaaactCCATTGTACCTTACTAAATATGGGAATGTCTAAGTTAAATAGCTTTGCGATTTTAGCTGTGCTAGAGGCTTTTATTAGAAagccatatttttttctgtaaaagttaCTAATATATCTGTAACACTATTATAGTATTGCTATTTATATTCATTCAGATATAAGATTTGTACATATTATTATCCTAAAGAGAAATGGTGTAAGtcttaattttagaaagaaaaaaaatatattctgtttattattatgacaaatgaaagagataaaatatattttttaatggaaagtttGTAGCATTTTCTAATAGGTATTGCCATTTTTCCTGTGTGGagtgtttttataatataattttatctgtataAGCTGTAATatcattttatacaaaaatgCATTATTTAGTTAATTGTTTAATGTTGGACAgtgtatgaaatataaattatctgGGTGTTAGATGCTCTGAGAAATTGAATGTACcttatttaatagattttatgGCTTTACTATATAAACAATATCattaaagttttcaaattattttttattgcttttcctgTTGCTTTTATTTGCATGGGACATTAATGGGTCTAGGCTTTGAAAATTTCCCAATTCTTTTATCACCAGAAACATCTGGGagttgttaaaaatgcagattcctgaacCAATTTTTTGAAGAACTCTGGGGATGAGggcagaaatctgcatttttaacaagttccaaaataattcttattacACTAAAACTGAAGAACTTCTAAAGTCAGGCTTAGTATACAGATGGTGCAAGCCACTTATAACTGCTGCCACTAACATTGAGAGCCCAAACTATGTAATTTCTTTTGGTTGCAAATAATAGAAACTGGCACTACTtagtttaagaaatagaaaataagtgatagctcattgtggttttgatttgcatttccctgatgattagagatgttgagcattttttcgtatgtttgttggccattagtctgtcttcttttgaaaaatttctgtccatgttctttgccaactttttaatggggttgtttgatttttttttttttttgctgattttcctgagttctatatagattctagttatcagccctttatggaatgtgtagcatgagaatattttctcccattctgtaggttgtctgtttactcttgtaaTAGTtaccttggctgtgcagaagctttttaatttaatcaggtcccatttatttatttttgttgttgctgtgattgcctttggggtctgattcataaattctttacctaggccaatgtctataaaagtttttccaacattttcttctagaattcttatactttcatgccttagatttaagtctgttatctacctcgagttgatttttgtgagaagtgacaGGTGgagttcctgtttcagtcttctacatatggctatccaattttcccagcaccatttattgaataaggattcttttccccagtgtatgcttttgtctgctttgtcaaagattagatggtatATGAGGGTGGTTTTCTCAGTTCTGTTGCATTTATCTATGTCTcggttcttgtgccagtaccatgaagttttagttactatagccttgtagtatagcttgaactggtaaattgatgtctcccaaattgttctttttgcttaagattacttttgtcatacggggtcttctctgattccatatgaagcatagaattattttttctagatcttaaaaaaatgatattggtattttaatagggattgcaatgaatctgtagataactttgggcagtatagacattttaacaatgttgattctgccaacccatgagcatggtatggttttccatctatttatgtcctctgctatttccttccccagtgttttgtagttctccctgtagaggtctttcacctccttaaatatattcctaggtaaatcaaaaccacaatgagatatcacttaaatccagtgagaatggcttttatcaaaaagtccccaaacaataaatgttagcatggatgtggagaaataggaacactcatacactgcttgtgagactgcaaactagtacaatctctgtggaaagtaatatggagatacctcaaggagctacaagtagaactaccatttgatccagcaataccattactgggcatctacccaaatgaaaagaagacattctataaaaaagacttctgcactagaatgtttatagcagcacaattcatgattgcaaagatatagaaacaacacaagtgcccatcaatacatgagtggattaataaaatatggtatatgtataccatggagttccactgagccacaaaaaacaaaaacaatggtgatctagcacctcttgtattttactggatagagctggagcccattctattaagtgaagtatcacaagaatggaaaacaagcaccacatgtattcaccatcaaattggtattaactgatcaacacttatgtgcacatatagtactaACATTCATTGGTTGcta of Lemur catta isolate mLemCat1 chromosome 9, mLemCat1.pri, whole genome shotgun sequence contains these proteins:
- the TNFRSF11B gene encoding tumor necrosis factor receptor superfamily member 11B isoform X2, which encodes MNKLLGCALLFLDISIKWTTQETFPPKYLHYDPETSRQLMCDKCPPGTYLKEHCTARWKTVCAPCPDHYYTDSWHTSDECLYCNPVCKELQYVKQECNRTHNRVCECKEGHYLEVEFCLKHRSCPPGFGVVQADVTLCEEAFFRFAVPTKFTPNWLSVLVDNLPGTKVNKESVERIKRRHSSQEQTFQLLKLWKHQNKDQDIVKKIVQDIDLCENSVQRHIGHANLTFEQLRSLMESLPGKKVGTEDIEKTTKACKSSEQILKLLSLWRIKNGDQDTLKGLMHALKHSKTYHFPKTVTQSLKKTIRFLHSFTMYKLYQKLFLEMIGNQVQSVKISCL
- the TNFRSF11B gene encoding tumor necrosis factor receptor superfamily member 11B isoform X1, which codes for MNKLLGCALLFLDISIKWTTQETFPPKYLHYDPETSRQLMCDKCPPGTYLKEHCTARWKTVCAPCPDHYYTDSWHTSDECLYCNPVCKELQYVKQECNRTHNRVCECKEGHYLEVEFCLKHRSCPPGFGVVQAGTPERNTVCKRCPDGFFSNETSSKAPCRKHTNCSAFGLLLTQKGNATHDNICSGNNESTQKCGIDVTLCEEAFFRFAVPTKFTPNWLSVLVDNLPGTKVNKESVERIKRRHSSQEQTFQLLKLWKHQNKDQDIVKKIVQDIDLCENSVQRHIGHANLTFEQLRSLMESLPGKKVGTEDIEKTTKACKSSEQILKLLSLWRIKNGDQDTLKGLMHALKHSKTYHFPKTVTQSLKKTIRFLHSFTMYKLYQKLFLEMIGNQVQSVKISCL